The Leishmania panamensis strain MHOM/PA/94/PSC-1 chromosome 32 sequence genome window below encodes:
- a CDS encoding proteasome regulatory non-ATP-ase subunit, putative (TriTrypDB/GeneDB-style sysID: LpmP.32.1270) codes for MSTVGDLSITVRNIAEDVKNLKAAYETKNDSQCIAILSKIKRRIIMFPTFLNPGASSSTRSEELSLARTYLELGVLASAHQKDLASFEVYFNQLQLYYSDIGSDELPESPQYLMLLGLNLIRLLVCSRIAEFHSEMEKIPFATHGSNLYIRFAVGLERYLMEGSYNKLLTSRKKVPSNEYLPVVEMLEQTVRDEVANCIPESYKQLSIPAAQRILMVDSETKVREIGAAREWTLSEDGTHFLFTREDDTLKREIPFREMIEQHINFVADLQNIV; via the coding sequence ATGTCCACTGTCGGTGACTTGTCCATCACTGTGCGAAATATCGCAGAAGATGTGAAGAACTTAAAGGCCGCGTACGAGACAAAAAATGATTCCCAGTGCATAGCGATTCTCTCGAAAATCAAGCGGCGTATCATCATGTTTCCTACCTTTCTGAACCCTggtgccagcagcagcacccggAGCGAGGAGTTGTCGCTCGCGCGCACCTATCTTGAGCTGGGGGTCCTTGCCTCGGCGCACCAAAAGGACCTTGCCTCCTTTGAAGTATACTTCaaccagctgcagctgtacTACAGCGATATCGGCTCCGATGAGCTGCCCGAGTCACCACAGTACCTGATGCTGCTCGGCCTGAACCTCATCCGACTCCTTGTCTGCAGCCGTATTGCCGAGTTCCACtcagagatggagaagatcCCGTTTGCCACTCACGGCTCGAACCTGTACATCCGCTTTGCGGTCGGGCTTGAGCGTTACTTGATGGAGGGTAGCTACAACAAGCTTCTTACCTCACGCAAGAAGGTGCCGTCAAATGAGTACCTGCCTGTTGTGGAGATGCTCGAGCAGACAGTGCGCGACGAGGTCGCCAACTGCATTCCTGAGTCGTACAAGCAGCTGTCCATCCCAGCCGCTCAACGAATTCTAATGGTGGATTCGGAGACGAAGGTGCGCGAGATCGGTGCGGCGCGGGAGTGGACGTTGTCGGAGGACGGCACACACTTTCTCTTCACACGTGAAGACGACACCCTGAAAAGGGAAATCCCCTTCAGGGAAATGATCGAGCAGCACATCAACTTTGTCGCTGACCTGCAGAACATTGTGTAA
- a CDS encoding hypothetical protein (TriTrypDB/GeneDB-style sysID: LpmP.32.1260) — protein MHSSALRAGSMSAVLRQEHLQQAIKEKQLCERRHHACALMLRKHDLVGVLAPRGLPELRIQGSPAQVRKPHPTVSPMPLPSDLGSPESIIFAITYERRRLSSQSVPVNSDNGIAALVAPSTPSQSRLSPSKEFATRLSRLHKAAALGLAAIQGQWCDSLHVSPIEAQSSADKADASFPSYLNGSSALFGDRGEVSGLGCCEVEGARHVRFSSRSPQVATFSVERPCVPRPEGWTATESAPAAMPETPPSEVAKLIPGPELDLVQRSPSTHRNSNSPWVSTLVMSPCVASPHSTIPSPQTSVISYLSRIEELRSSLLEAPWNPCQSNRRLSDDARLPAQPVQMLTMAENPSGMNEKRATNGQDVRESAPAPLRQSTLDQTRCLGESAGAAAVGITSPTAFGAVGLIGPLPRGASLTPAMSETFECFTESSPIFLRRPERRPEAPTQDTRLSPLFSNVTNQLTESSTPPPPRPRMPGKKDTLVTHKATKKCVRFHESVERSDKGGTSTACKRRRSERRAAQPPTSAPAVVGVPIIMAAELCCEQEGFGAGILLACGPTLYFD, from the coding sequence ATGCACTCGAGCGCGTTGCGAGCTGGCTCTATGAGTGCTGTACTCCGCCaggagcacctgcagcaggcaattaaagagaagcagctgtgcgagcggcggcaccatGCGTGTGCTCTGATGTTGCGGAAGCACGACCTGGTGGGCGTCCTGGCGCCGAGAGGTCTACCCGAACTGCGCATTCAAGGGTCGCCTGCGCAAGTACGGAAACCACACCCTACAGTCTCcccgatgccgctgccgagtgACCTGGGATCACCAGAGAGCATCATCTTTGCCATCACATATGAACGGCGCCGTCTTTCTTCTCAGAGCGTGCCCGTGAACTCGGACAACGGCATTGCCGCCCTGGTAGCACCATCAACGCCTTCTCAGAGTCGACTGTCTCCCTCGAAGGAGTTTGCGACTCGCCTGTCTCGTCTGCACAAAGCCGCTGCGCTTGGCTTGGCAGCTATTCAAGGCCAGTGGTGTGACTCCTTGCATGTTTCACCGATTGAAGCGCAGTCCTCCGCTGACAAGGCTGatgcctccttcccttcGTATCTCAACGGCAGCTCCGCTCTCTTTGGTGATCGCGGAGAGGTGAGCGGTCTTGGCTGTTGTGAAGTGGAAGGTGCTCGCCACGTGCGGTTCTCGAGCCGAAGCCCGCAGGTTGCCACCTTCTCAGTGGAGCGGCCATGCGTTCCGCGACCGGAAGGGTGGACTGCGACGGAGTCTGCGCCGGCTGCAATGCCGGAGACGCCGCCGAGTGAGGTGGCAAAGCTGATACCTGGCCCAGAGCTCGACTTGGTCCAGAGATCGCCATCTACTCATCGAAACTCTAATTCTCCGTGGGTATCCACTCTCGTAATGAGTCCGTGTGTGGCCTCGCCGCATTCCACGATTCCATCACCCCAAACGAGTGTCATTTCCTACCTATCCcgcatcgaggagctgcgcagtTCTTTGCTGGAGGCGCCATGGAACCCCTGCCAGAGTAACCGCAGGCTCAGTGATGACGCTCGCCTGCCAGCACAGCCGGTTCAAATGCTGACGATGGCGGAGAATCCGTCGGGGATGAATGAGAAACGAGCGACGAATGGGCAGGATGTGAGGGAGAGTGCTCCGGCACCCCTGAGGCAATCGACACTTGACCAAACACGTTGCCTGGGCGAGTCTGCCGGTGCGGCCGCTGTTGGCATCACCTCCCCGACTGCATTCGGTGCAGTGGGGTTGATTGGACCCCTTCCACGTGGCGCGTCTCTTACTCCAGCTATGTCGGAGACTTTCGAGTGCTTCACAGAGAGCTCGCCGATcttcctgcgccgccccGAGCGGAGGCCCGAAGCACCCACTCAAGATACCCGCCTGTCGCCTCTGTTCTCGAATGTCACGAACCAGCTCACTGAGTCATCCACGCCCCCGCCACCGAGGCCGCGTATGCCAGGTAAGAAGGACACCCTGGTCACCCACAAGGCGACGAAGAAGTGCGTACGCTTCCACGAATCTGTCGAGCGATCTGACAAAGGAGGCACCAGTACAGCATGCAAGCGTAGGCGTTCTGAGCGACGGGCCGCGCAGCCCCCTACTTCTGCCCCTGCCGTAGTCGGTGTGCCGATCATCATGGCGGCGGAGTTGTGTTGCGAACAGGAGGGCTTTGGTGCTGGCATCCTCCTAGCCTGTGGGCCAACACTCTATTTTGATTGA